In the genome of Quercus robur chromosome 3, dhQueRobu3.1, whole genome shotgun sequence, one region contains:
- the LOC126717793 gene encoding cyclin-J18 isoform X2, with protein MWMRSEQQRPLRLPLLQFLIQSAQELKVAPIVKYAALSLFFDRFYPSLSRFTQQGDDTANWLLQPIRESNLQLFALISIWVSSKIHDSRPLSVKSLKSLGDKTIMEQHFTTRDFVEAEVVLLQVLDFEIGTANNAFVFLEELYFQFKEVAKLGEVLNFEACIDIMDLLYERDETSVLYSSPRSLAASVLVASYVITVPKQRQEFPVLPWGDVLTRCLADRTTILCIG; from the exons ATGTGGATGCGGAGTGAGCAGCAGCGGCCTCTGCGTCTTCCACTGCTCCAATTCCTCATCCAATCCGCTCAG GAACTGAAAGTCGCACCGATTGTGAAATACGCCGCATTGTCACTCTTCTTTGATCGATTCTACCCCTCCTTGTCCAG GTTCACACAACAAGGGGATGACACTGCAAACTGGCTTTTGCAACCAATAAGAGAGAGCAACTTGCAGTTGTTTGCACTTATTTCTATATGGGTTTCGAGCAAA ATACATGATTCCCGTCCATTGTCGGTGAAAAGTTTGAAGTCTTTGGGAGACAAGACTATCATGGAACAACATTTTACAACGCGTGATTTTGTAGAAGCA GAGGTGGTCTTATTGCAG GTGTTGGATTTTGAGATTGGTACGGCAAACAATGCTTTTGTATTCCTCGAAGAGCTTTATTTTCAGTTCAA GGAAGTGGCAAAATTGGGCGAggttttgaactttgaagcatGCATTGATATTATGGATCTTCTTTATGAAAGGGATGAGACATCGGTTCTTTATAGTTCTCCTCGTTCTCTTGCTGCATCAGTTTTG GTTGCTTCATATGTCATTACAGTCCCTAAACAGAGGCAGGAGTTTCCTGTTCTTCCCTGGG GTGATGTGCTAACGAGGTGCTTAGCTGACAGGACCACAATTCTGTGTATTGGCTag